A DNA window from Lachancea thermotolerans CBS 6340 chromosome G complete sequence contains the following coding sequences:
- the PAB1 gene encoding polyadenylate-binding protein (highly similar to uniprot|P04147 Saccharomyces cerevisiae YER165W PAB1 Poly(A) binding protein part of the 3'-end RNA-processing complex mediates interactions between the 5' cap structure and the 3' mRNA poly(A) tail involved in control of poly(A) tail length interacts with translation factor eIF-4G), with translation MSDVTDKTAEQLEQLKIQDEPQTEPTSAESESSKVESSSASLYVGELDPSVTEALLYDLFSPIGSVSSIRVCRDAITKTSLGYAYVNFHDHNAGRTAIEKLNYTPIKGRPCRIMWSQRDPSLRKKGSGNVFIKNLHPAIDNKALHDTFSVFGNILSCKIATDETGKSRKFGFVHFEEEEAAKEAIDAINGMLLNGLEVYVAPHVSKKDRQSKLDEVKSNFTNVYVKNIDSETTQEEFEKMFSNYGAITSAVLERDNEGKLRGFGFVNFEDHNAALKACEELNDTDFKGQKLYVGRAQKKYERLQELKKQYESSRMEKLAKYQGVNLFVKNLDDSVDDQKLEEEFAPFGTITSVKVMRDEAGNSKGFGFVCFSTPEEATKAITEKNQQIVAGKPLYVAIAQRKEVRRSQLAQQIQARNQMRYQQATAAAAAAAGMPGQFMQPMFYGVMPPRGVPFNGPNPQQMAAMNGIPKNGVPPQQFGRPAGPMYGVPPQGPQGAFPRNGNQFFHQKQRQALGEQLYKRVSAKTQDEEAAGKITGMILDLPPQEVVPLLENDELFEQHFKEAFAAYDSFKKDQDAQAQAEPATEQA, from the coding sequence ATGTCTGATGTTACTGATAAGACCGCTGAACAGCTGGAACAGCTAAAGATCCAGGATGAGCCTCAAACTGAGCCCACCTCGGCCGAGTCCGAGTCTAGCAAGGTTGAGTCCTCGTCTGCGTCTCTATACGTGGGAGAGCTAGACCCAAGCGTTACTGAAGCGTTGTTGTACGACCTTTTCTCGCCAATCGGCTCCGTATCCTCGATTCGTGTGTGCCGCGATGCGATCACCAAGACTTCGTTGGGCTACGCTTACGTCAACTTCCACGACCACAACGCTGGCAGAACCgccattgagaagctgaacTACACTCCAATCAAGGGTAGACCTTGCCGTATCATGTGGTCCCAGCGTGACCCATCTCTCAGAAAGAAGGGCTCTGGcaatgttttcatcaagaacttgcACCCTGCCATCGACAACAAGGCTTTGCACGACACTTTCTCTGTCTTCGGTAACATTCTGTCTTGTAAAATTGCTACCGATGAGACTGGTAAATCCAGAAAGTTTGGTTTCGTGCACTtcgaggaggaggaagccGCTAAGGAGGCCATTGACGCCATCAACGGTATGTTGTTGAACGGCTTGGAGGTCTACGTTGCTCCTCACGTATCTAAGAAGGACCGTCAATCTAAGCTGGACGAGGTTAAGTCGAACTTCACCAATGTCTACGTGAAGAACATCGACTCTGAAACCACTCAGGAGGAATTCGAAAAAATGTTCTCCAATTACGGTGCCATCACCTCCGCTGTTCTCGAGAGAGACAACGAGGGCAAGCTAAGAGGCTTCGGTTTCGTTAACTTTGAAGACCACAACGCTGCTTTGAAGGCCTGCGAGGAGTTGAACGACACTGACTTCAAGGGCCAAAAGCTTTACGTTGGCCGTGCTCAGAAGAAGTACGAGCGTCTacaagagctgaaaaagcaaTACGAGTCTTCTAGAATGGAGAAATTGGCCAAGTACCAAGGTGTTAACTTGTTCgtcaagaacttggacGACTCCGTCGATGACCAAAAGTTGGAGGAGGAATTTGCTCCTTTTGGCACAATCACTTCCGTGAAAGTCATGAGAGATGAGGCTGGTAACTCCAAGGGCTTTGGCTTCGTATGCTTCTCTACCCCAGAGGAAGCCACCAAGGCTATCACTGAGAAGAACCAGCAGATTGTTGCTGGCAAGCCACTATACGTCGCTATTGCCCAGAGAAAGGAAGTGAGACGCTCCCAACTCGCTCAGCAGATCCAGGCCAGAAACCAGATGAGATACCAGCAGGCTACTgctgccgccgctgccgccgctggcATGCCTGGCCAGTTCATGCAGCCAATGTTCTACGGCGTCATGCCCCCAAGAGGCGTTCCTTTCAACGGGCCAAACCCTCAACAGATGGCTGCTATGAACGGCATCCCAAAGAACGGTGTCCCTCCTCAGCAGTTCGGTAGACCAGCTGGCCCGATGTACGGTGTCCCTCCACAAGGTCCTCAGGGCGCTTTCCCAAGAAACGGTAACCAATTTTTCCACCAAAAGCAAAGACAGGCTCTAGGTGAGCAGCTGTACAAGAGAGTCTCCGCCAAGACCCAAGATGAGGAAGCCGCTGGTAAGATCACCGGTATGATCTTAGACCTGCCACCTCAGGAAGTTGTGCCATTGTTGGAGAACGATGAGTTGTTTGAGCAGCACTTCAAGGAAGCCTTCGCTGCCTATGATTCTTTTAAGAAGGACCAAGacgctcaagctcaagccGAGCCAGCTACTGAACAAGCTTAA
- the ADK2 gene encoding adenylate kinase ADK2 (similar to uniprot|P26364 Saccharomyces cerevisiae YER170W ADK2 Mitochondrial adenylate kinase catalyzes the reversible synthesis of GTP and AMP from GDP and ADP may serve as a back-up for synthesizing GTP or ADP depending on metabolic conditions 3' sequence of ADK2 varies with strain background) yields the protein MNPLRLLLLGAPGSGKGTQTSKLLNQFKHIKSVSSGDLLRRRIQQKTELGRIASEYISQGKLLPDSLMNDLVVGELSVRGWLSADSSFLLDGFPRTLEQARSLRVQLTPHNASLNLVVELDVPTDVILERIENRYVHVPSGRVYNLTYNPPKVPGKDDVTGEPLIKRPDDTSEVFGKRLKNYAETVEPLKQFYSELGILKTVSGPTSDIIFPQLLKLVVQKLHQP from the coding sequence ATGAACCCTCTTCGATTGCTTTTACTAGGAGCTCCAGGCTCTGGTAAAGGTACTCAAACCTCCAAGCTTCTGAACCAATTCAAACACATCAAATCGGTCTCTTCAGGGGACCTACTCCGACGAAGGATTCAACAAAAGACCGAACTGGGTCGCATTGCCTCGGAGTACATCTCACAGGGCAAACTCTTGCCAGACTCTTTGATGAATGACCTAGTAGTGGGCGAGTTGTCGGTTCGAGGTTGGCTCTCCGCGGACTCCAGTTTCCTTTTAGATGGATTTCCTCGAACGTTGGAGCAAGCTCGGTCTTTGCGTGTCCAATTAACACCACACAACGCCTCATTGAATTTAGTTGTCGAACTGGATGTCCCAACCGACGTCATTCTTGAGCGCATTGAAAACAGATATGTTCATGTCCCTAGCGGCAGGGTCTACAACCTGACTTACAACCCGCCTAAAGTCCCAGGAAAGGATGACGTTACAGGCGAGCCGCTCATTAAACGGCCCGATGACACATCCGAAGTATTTGGTAAGCGGCTCAAGAACTACGCGGAAACTGTTGAGCCATTAAAACAATTTTACTCTGAACTGGGAATTCTAAAAACAGTGTCTGGCCCAACATCTGATATAATATTCCCTCAGTTACTGAAGCTCGTTGTGCAGAAGCTGCACCAGCCTTGA
- the UBC13 gene encoding E2 ubiquitin-conjugating protein UBC13 (highly similar to uniprot|P52490 Saccharomyces cerevisiae YDR092W UBC13 Ubiquitin-conjugating enzyme involved in the error-free DNA postreplication repair pathway interacts with Mms2p to assemble ubiquitin chains at the Ub Lys-63 residue DNA damage triggers redistribution from the cytoplasm to the nucleus), translating to MASLPKRIIKETERLVSDPVPGITAQPHEDNLRYFQVTIEGPQQSPYESGVFQLELFLPDDYPMEAPKVRFLTKIYHPNIDRLGRICLDVLKTNWSPALQIRTVLLSVQALLASPNPNDPLANDVAEDWIRNEDAAIAKAREWTQLYAK from the exons ATGGCATCACTTCCAAAGAGAATCATAAAG GAAACAGAACGCTTAGTGAGCGACCCAGTCCCAGGGATCACGGCACAGCCACATGAGGATAATCTGAGATATTTTCAAGTGACGATTGAAGGCCCACAACAGTCGCCATATGAAAGCGGCGTCTTTCAGTTGGAATTGTTTTTGCCCGATGACTACCCTATGGAAGCGCCTAAGGTGCGGTTTCTGACCAAAATTTACCATCCAAATATCGATAGACTGGGCCGCATCTGCCTAGATGTACTTAAGACTAACTGGTCGCCTGCATTGCAGATCAGAACCGTGCTGTTGTCGGTCCAGGCCCTGCTGGCTAGCCCCAATCCAAATGATCCATTGGCAAATGACGTGGCTGAGGACTGGATTCGCAATGAAGATGCGGCCATCGCCAAGGCTCGCGAGTGGACACAGCTCTACGCTAAGTAA
- the RAD3 gene encoding TFIIH/NER complex ATP-dependent 5'-3' DNA helicase subunit RAD3 (highly similar to uniprot|P06839 Saccharomyces cerevisiae YER171W RAD3 5' to 3' DNA helicase involved in nucleotide excision repair and transcription subunit of RNA polymerase II transcription initiation factor TFIIH subunit of Nucleotide Excision Repair Factor 3 (NEF3) homolog of human XPD protein), with the protein MKFYIDDLPVIFPYPKIYPEQYQYMCDIKKTLDAGGNSILEMPSGTGKTVSLLSLAVAYQTHYAEHRKIIYCSRTMSEIEKALVELESLMDYRSKELGHKEHFRGLGLTSRKNLCLHPRVRKERKGTVVDEKCRRMTNGQAARKAEQDPTANIELCDFHENLNTMDPENYVPVGVYSFEKLIKYCEERTMCPYFTVRRMIAMCDIMIYSYHYLLDPKISERVSKEVSRDAIVIFDEAHNIDNVCIESLSLDLTNDVLKRATKGANNLNEKIQEVRQVDSQRLQDEYEKLVNGLRAPDMLGAEEPPVESPVLSQDLLSEAIPGNIRRAEHFVSFLKRFIEYLKTRMKVLHVISETPNSFLQHLKQLTFIERKPLRFCSERLSLLVRTLEVSEIEEFTALKDIATFATLISTYEEGFVLIIEPYEIENAAVPNPIMRFTCLDASIAIKPVFDKFSSVIITSGTISPLDMYPKMLNFETVLQESYAMTLAKKSFLPMIVTKGSDQVAISSRFEIRNDPSIVRNYGSMLVEFAKITPDGMVVFFPSYLYMESIISMWQTMGILDEVWKYKLILVETPDAQETSLALETYRKACSNGRGAILLSVARGKVSEGIDFDHHFGRTVLMIGIPFQYTESRILKARLEFLREHYQIRENDFLSFDAMRHAAQCLGRVLRGKDDYGVMVLADRRFARKKGQLPKWIAQGLSDADLNLSTDMAIANTKQFLRTMAQPTDPKDQEGVSLWNFDQLIQFQNEQKKKKGQGFVLDTQPVEEQETSKDQDGDIQMLQ; encoded by the coding sequence ATGAAATTCTACATTGATGATTTGCCTGTAATTTTTCCGTACCCTAAAATATACCCCGAGCAGTACCAATATATGTGCGACATCAAGAAAACTCTTGACGCTGGGGGCAATAGCATCTTAGAAATGCCTTCGGGGACAGGCAAAACTGTATCCCTGCTGTCCCTAGCAGTTGCGTATCAGACACACTATGCAGAGCACCGCAAGATCATATACTGTTCTCGTACTATGTccgaaattgaaaaagcacTGGTGGAGTTAGAATCACTTATGGATTACAGGTCAAAGGAACTGGGCCACAAAGAGCATTTTAGAGGGTTGGGGTTGACCAGTAGAAAAAATCTATGCCTGCATCCAAGAGTTCGcaaggaaagaaaaggtACTGTAGTGGATGAGAAGTGCAGGCGCATGACAAATGGCCAAGCAGCTCGCAAAGCTGAGCAAGACCCAACTGCTAATATCGAACTATGTGATTTTCATGAGAACCTTAATACTATGGATCCTGAGAACTATGTTCCAGTGGGCGTttattcttttgaaaagttaATAAAGTACTGCGAAGAGAGAACAATGTGTCCGTATTTCACGGTTCGTCGTATGATTGCTATGTGCGATATAATGATTTATTCCTACCATTATTTGCTAGACCCAAAGATTTCAGAGAGAGTGTCTAAAGAGGTTTCCAGGGATGCAATTGTGATTTTCGATGAGGCTCACAACATTGATAATGTTTGTATCGAGTCGCTATCACTTGACTTAACTAATGATGTTTTAAAGCGTGCGACTAAGGGCGCAAACAACCTAAACGAAAAGATACAGGAGGTTCGCCAAGTCGATTCGCAAAGACTCCAGGATGAATATGAGAAATTAGTCAATGGCCTTCGCGCTCCTGACATGCTAGGCGCAGAAGAACCGCCGGTTGAGTCGCCGGTTCTCTCACAGGACTTGCTTTCGGAGGCCATTCCAGGAAATATACGGAGAGCTGAGCattttgtttctttcttgaaaaggtttATTGAATACTTGAAAACCAGGATGAAAGTATTACATGTTATATCCGAGACACCTAACTCATTTCTTCAGCATTTAAAGCAACTTACCTTCATTGAAAGGAAACCGTTAAGGTTTTGCTCCGAAAGGCTTTCATTGCTTGTAAGGACGTTGGAAGTATCAGAGATCGAAGAATTTACCGCACTTAAGGATATAGCAACTTTTGCCACATTAATTTCGACGTACGAGGAGGGCTTTGTGTTGATTATTGAACCTTATGAAATAGAAAATGCCGCTGTTCCCAATCCAATAATGAGGTTCACTTGTCTTGATGCCTCGATAGCAATAAAGCCTGTGTTTGACAAGTTTTCCTCTGTGATCATAACTTCCGGAACTATTTCGCCGTTGGATATGTACCCCAAGATGCTGAATTTTGAgactgttcttcaagagtCTTATGCAATGACTTTAGCAAAGAaatcttttcttccaatGATTGTGACAAAGGGCTCTGATCAAGTTGCGATCTCGTCGAGGTTCGAGATTCGTAACGATCCAAGTATTGTTAGGAACTATGGTTCTATGCTAGTTGAATTTGCTAAGATTACGCCAGACGGAATGGTGGTTTTTTTCCCCTCATATTTGTACATGGAGAGTATTATATCTATGTGGCAAACAATGGGCATTTTAGATGAAGTCTGGAAGTATAAGCTTATCTTAGTTGAAACGCCAGATGCACAAGAAACctctttggctttggaaaCCTATCGTAAAGCCTGCTCAAACGGCCGTGGAGCAATTTTATTATCAGTTGCTCGAGGAAAGGTATCAGAGGGAATTGACTTTGACCATCATTTTGGCAGAACCGTGCTTATGATTGGTATTCCATTTCAGTACACTGAATCGCGTATATTGAAAGCTCGGCTCGAGTTCTTAAGGGAACATTACCAAATAAGGGAAAATGACTTTTTGTCATTTGATGCCATGAGACACGCAGCGCAATGCTTAGGGAGAGTTCTGAGGGGGAAAGACGATTATGGAGTCATGGTGTTAGCAGATAGGCGGTTCGCGAGGAAGAAAGGCCAGCTTCCGAAGTGGATCGCACAAGGCTTATCAGATGCTGATCTCAACCTTTCAACAGATATGGCAATTGCCAATACAAAACAGTTTTTGAGGACAATGGCGCAGCCCACAGACCCTAAAGACCAAGAGGGCGTTTCCTTGTGGAACTTCGATCAACTGattcaatttcaaaatgaacagaaaaagaaaaagggaCAGGGATTTGTGCTGGACACGCAACCTGTCGAGGAGCAGGAAACGTCAAAGGATCAAGATGGTGATATTCAGATGCTACAATAA